One window of Desulfobacca acetoxidans DSM 11109 genomic DNA carries:
- the metK gene encoding methionine adenosyltransferase, protein MKKDFMFTSMSVTEGHPDKLCDQISDAIVDAYLEQDTYARIRAECAVSTSILFISARFSSTAKVDIPYVARKVINQIGYVEHDFDAKSCSVLTSLQEFPPDELTIFKEQKLSEEELENLPGRHQVTVFGFACDHTPALMPLPIWLAHKLAKRIIKAKRHKDIPYLSPDAATQVGVEFRNRRPFRIHSITIIASQNRPVTIPAARLAADIKERVLLPAFADEEIKPDDQTIIYINPVDHIMVGGPAVHSGLTGRKNAIDTYGEYSRHSGAALSGKDPLRIDRVGAYAARYAAKNVVAAGLAAECEVQLSYSIGRSRPVSIQVETFGSGKIADSKIAALLEQYCEFRLAGILRNFNLRFLPALTKNGFYRKLAAYGHVGRLDLELPWEATDKKELFSNP, encoded by the coding sequence ATGAAAAAAGACTTCATGTTTACTTCCATGTCTGTGACCGAGGGGCATCCGGACAAACTCTGTGATCAGATCAGCGATGCCATTGTAGACGCCTACCTGGAACAGGATACCTACGCCCGCATCCGGGCCGAATGCGCCGTATCCACCTCGATCCTGTTTATTTCCGCCCGCTTCAGTTCCACCGCCAAAGTCGATATTCCGTACGTTGCCCGGAAGGTCATCAATCAGATCGGCTATGTGGAGCATGACTTTGACGCTAAGTCATGCAGCGTGCTGACCAGCTTGCAGGAATTTCCGCCCGATGAACTTACTATCTTTAAAGAACAGAAGCTTTCAGAAGAGGAGTTGGAAAACCTCCCAGGCCGACATCAAGTAACCGTCTTTGGTTTTGCCTGTGATCATACCCCCGCCCTGATGCCGCTGCCTATCTGGTTGGCCCATAAACTGGCTAAAAGAATCATTAAGGCCAAACGCCATAAGGACATCCCCTATCTTTCTCCGGATGCCGCTACCCAAGTTGGTGTGGAGTTTCGCAACCGTCGTCCTTTCCGGATTCATAGTATCACTATCATTGCCAGTCAGAATCGGCCAGTGACCATTCCGGCGGCAAGATTAGCGGCTGACATCAAAGAACGAGTTCTGCTCCCGGCCTTTGCGGATGAAGAGATCAAACCCGATGATCAGACGATAATATACATCAATCCGGTGGATCATATTATGGTCGGCGGTCCGGCGGTGCATTCCGGCCTTACCGGACGTAAGAATGCCATTGACACCTACGGGGAGTACTCCCGTCACAGCGGCGCTGCCCTGAGCGGCAAAGACCCCTTGCGCATCGACCGGGTGGGGGCCTATGCGGCCCGCTATGCCGCCAAGAATGTCGTGGCCGCCGGACTGGCGGCGGAATGTGAGGTACAGCTCAGCTACTCCATCGGCCGCTCCCGGCCGGTAAGTATCCAGGTAGAGACCTTCGGTTCCGGCAAGATCGCCGATTCCAAGATTGCCGCGCTGTTAGAGCAGTATTGCGAATTCCGATTGGCTGGTATCCTCAGAAACTTTAACCTGAGATTCCTGCCGGCCTTGACTAAAAACGGTTTTTACCGCAAACTGGCGGCCTACGGCCACGTAGGTCGGCTGGATCTTGAACTGCCCTGGGAAGCCACCGACAAAAAAGAATTGTTCAGTAATCCCTAA
- a CDS encoding DUF3419 family protein: MFKGTAQQFFDLIHGHRLIYNACWEDPRIDRQLLRLEPQSELVVITSAGCNILDYLLDSPKEIHAVDVNYRQNALLEFKLALFARGNFEDLFALFGNGGIENYQEIYRSVQEDLSPAARKFWDRKIKYFSLGGVRRSFYWRGAAGDFAWLMRLILFGRAKNSQTALESFLNSKTLETQRRRYEPLGKKLHHRAVSWLIRQPWCLAQVGVPKAQINLLNRTHPQGINGFVQEKIRRVMTETPIRENYFWRVYLTGSYIPECCPNYLKRENFRQIQAQIARVKLYNSTLTEFLKRHPGSYSHFVLLDHQDWLARHQPQALEEEWQYIFHNSRPRAKILMRSAGLELDFLPPRIRSRLRFFPERTFPLHAQDRVGTYGSLHLAQVQ; the protein is encoded by the coding sequence GTGTTTAAAGGCACGGCGCAGCAATTTTTTGACCTGATTCACGGACATCGCTTGATCTATAATGCCTGCTGGGAAGATCCGAGGATAGACCGTCAGTTGCTCAGATTGGAGCCGCAGAGCGAGCTGGTGGTCATTACCAGCGCCGGTTGCAATATTCTGGATTATCTCCTGGATTCGCCTAAAGAAATTCATGCCGTGGATGTCAACTATCGGCAGAACGCCCTGCTGGAGTTTAAACTGGCTCTCTTCGCCAGGGGTAATTTTGAAGACCTCTTTGCCCTGTTCGGGAATGGGGGGATTGAGAACTATCAAGAGATTTACCGGTCGGTGCAGGAAGATTTATCACCCGCCGCCAGGAAATTTTGGGATAGGAAAATCAAATACTTCAGCCTGGGGGGGGTAAGAAGGTCCTTTTATTGGCGGGGGGCGGCTGGCGATTTCGCTTGGCTGATGCGGCTCATCCTGTTTGGCAGGGCAAAAAATAGCCAGACGGCGCTTGAATCCTTCCTCAACAGCAAGACCCTGGAGACCCAAAGGCGTCGCTACGAGCCACTGGGGAAAAAGCTCCACCACAGAGCGGTTTCCTGGCTGATTCGCCAGCCCTGGTGCCTGGCACAGGTGGGGGTGCCGAAAGCGCAGATAAATCTTCTGAATCGGACCCACCCGCAGGGTATAAACGGATTCGTTCAGGAAAAAATACGGCGCGTCATGACCGAAACCCCTATCCGGGAGAACTATTTCTGGCGGGTTTACCTTACCGGTTCCTACATCCCGGAATGTTGTCCGAACTATTTAAAGCGGGAAAATTTCCGGCAGATTCAGGCCCAGATCGCAAGGGTCAAACTCTATAACAGCACCTTAACAGAATTTTTGAAGAGGCATCCAGGAAGCTACAGCCATTTTGTCCTACTGGATCACCAAGATTGGCTGGCCCGGCATCAACCCCAGGCCCTGGAGGAGGAATGGCAGTATATCTTCCACAACAGCCGTCCCAGGGCAAAAATCCTGATGCGGTCAGCAGGCCTTGAGTTGGATTTTTTGCCTCCCCGAATACGGTCCCGGCTGCGCTTCTTTCCAGAACGAACCTTCCCGTTGCACGCCCAAGATCGGGTAGGAACCTACGGCAGTCTCCACCTGGCCCAGGTACAATAA
- a CDS encoding class I SAM-dependent methyltransferase, with amino-acid sequence MPRTSEFPNSDNLAALVRYYRFHSRIYDASRWLFLFGRSRLIQMLPTYCQPNHILEVGCGTGKNLLHLHRIFPNASLAGLDLSPAMLDRARTKMARQDHVPEFIQQAYDRPIAPDVPYDLLVFSYTLSMFNASWRQAIGSAYADLRPGGAVAVVDFHDSPVAVFKKWMACNHVHMQGHLLPELRSGFHTRFCEIYPAYGGLWTYFRFIGEKVERPFSDVGSLISKTAGKT; translated from the coding sequence ATGCCCAGAACTTCAGAGTTTCCAAATAGCGACAATCTGGCCGCATTAGTGCGCTACTATCGCTTTCATTCCCGGATTTATGATGCAAGCCGCTGGTTGTTTCTTTTCGGTCGCAGCCGACTCATCCAGATGCTTCCCACCTATTGCCAACCGAACCACATCCTGGAGGTCGGCTGTGGCACAGGGAAAAATCTATTGCATCTGCACCGGATATTCCCCAATGCCAGCCTTGCCGGATTAGATCTGAGCCCCGCCATGTTGGACCGGGCCCGGACCAAAATGGCCCGTCAAGACCATGTCCCTGAGTTTATTCAGCAAGCCTACGATCGGCCAATAGCGCCTGACGTTCCTTACGACCTCCTGGTTTTTTCCTATACCCTATCCATGTTCAATGCCAGCTGGCGTCAGGCCATCGGCTCGGCGTATGCCGATCTACGACCGGGAGGGGCCGTCGCCGTGGTTGACTTCCACGATTCGCCCGTTGCCGTCTTCAAAAAATGGATGGCCTGCAATCATGTCCATATGCAGGGTCATCTCCTGCCCGAACTCCGGTCCGGTTTCCATACCCGGTTCTGTGAGATTTACCCCGCCTACGGCGGCCTCTGGACGTATTTTCGGTTTATCGGGGAGAAGGTTGAAAGGCCTTTTTCTGACGTCGGCTCTCTAATATCTAAGACAGCCGGCAAGACCTAA
- a CDS encoding sigma-54-dependent Fis family transcriptional regulator, whose protein sequence is MLEAESLGCLYEITQAINRPGSLKSGLQKILSILANGMGMNRGTITILNPDTRELQIEIAHGLTSEARRRGRYKLGEGITGRVVENGEPAIVPRISQEPTFLNRTRSRGDLQKQDISFICVPIKIGRQTIGALSVDRLYQEEIHLDADLQLLTIIASVIAQAVNNLMLIDQEKQRLQAENLKLREELQDKYNLDNIVGNSNKMRQVFEMIQRVAGSNATVLIRGESGTGKELVASAIHYNSKRARKPFIRVNCAALPETLVESELFGHEKGAFTGATQAKMGRFELAQRGTIFLDEIGDLSPTVQLKLLRVIQEREFIRVGGVKSMEVDVRIIAATHRDLEGLLANGSFREDLYYRLNVFPIYLPPLRERQTDIILLAEYFLQKYSQENNKNTKRISAPAIDLLMQYHWPGNVRELENVIERALLVCDEETIRTIHLPASLQNPDRSEGSKNTSLAAAIEHLEKEMIIEALRVSHGNQTQAAEYLDTSLRILGYKIKNYKINPKQYKTH, encoded by the coding sequence ATGTTGGAAGCCGAATCTTTAGGCTGTCTCTATGAGATTACTCAGGCCATTAACCGGCCCGGATCTTTAAAAAGCGGCTTGCAGAAAATTCTTTCCATCCTGGCCAACGGCATGGGGATGAATCGGGGAACGATTACGATTTTAAACCCCGACACCCGAGAACTACAGATTGAAATTGCCCATGGCCTGACGTCAGAAGCCCGCCGCCGGGGACGCTATAAATTAGGCGAAGGCATTACCGGCCGCGTCGTCGAAAACGGTGAGCCGGCTATTGTCCCCCGGATCAGCCAGGAACCGACATTTTTAAATCGCACCCGCTCCCGCGGCGATCTCCAGAAACAGGACATCTCTTTTATTTGCGTTCCGATTAAGATCGGCCGACAGACTATCGGGGCGCTCAGCGTCGACCGATTATACCAGGAGGAAATTCATCTGGACGCCGACCTGCAGCTCCTGACCATTATCGCCTCAGTCATCGCTCAGGCGGTGAACAACCTGATGCTCATTGATCAGGAAAAACAACGCCTGCAGGCCGAGAACCTGAAGTTGCGGGAGGAGTTGCAGGACAAATACAACCTGGACAATATCGTCGGCAATTCGAACAAGATGCGCCAGGTCTTTGAGATGATTCAGCGCGTGGCGGGAAGCAACGCCACCGTCCTGATCCGCGGAGAGAGCGGCACCGGCAAGGAACTGGTGGCCAGCGCCATTCACTACAACAGCAAACGGGCCCGCAAACCTTTCATTCGCGTCAACTGCGCCGCCCTGCCCGAAACCCTGGTAGAGAGCGAACTCTTCGGACACGAAAAGGGGGCCTTTACCGGCGCCACCCAAGCCAAGATGGGTCGGTTTGAGTTGGCCCAGCGCGGCACTATCTTTCTGGATGAGATCGGCGACCTGAGCCCCACCGTACAGCTCAAACTCTTGCGGGTTATCCAGGAGCGAGAATTCATTCGCGTCGGCGGCGTTAAAAGCATGGAGGTGGACGTGCGCATCATTGCCGCTACTCACCGCGATCTGGAAGGACTGCTGGCAAATGGCTCGTTTCGAGAGGACCTCTACTACCGGCTGAACGTTTTTCCGATTTATCTACCGCCGTTGCGGGAGCGGCAGACCGACATTATCCTCCTGGCCGAATATTTCCTCCAGAAATATAGTCAGGAGAATAATAAAAATACTAAACGCATCTCGGCGCCGGCGATTGATCTGTTGATGCAGTATCACTGGCCCGGTAATGTCCGGGAGTTGGAAAATGTGATCGAGCGGGCCCTGCTGGTCTGCGACGAAGAAACTATCCGGACCATCCACCTGCCGGCCAGTCTGCAGAATCCGGACCGCTCTGAGGGCAGCAAGAACACATCTCTGGCTGCGGCCATCGAACACCTGGAGAAGGAAATGATTATCGAAGCGCTGCGCGTTTCCCATGGAAACCAGACCCAGGCCGCCGAATACCTGGATACCAGTCTGCGCATCCTGGGCTATAAGATCAAGAATTACAAGATCAACCCCAAACAGTATAAAACCCACTAG
- the mscL gene encoding large-conductance mechanosensitive channel protein MscL — protein sequence MFKDFREFAMRGNVVDMAVGIIIGAAFGIIVKSLVDDVIMPPIGILLGNVDFSNIFLVLKEGKVAGPYASVAAAKEAGAVTLNIGLFVNAVINFLIVAFAIFILVRGMNKLKKEKPVDPTTKECPYCFSTIPIQASRCPYCTSALTTSPE from the coding sequence ATGTTTAAGGATTTTAGGGAATTTGCCATGCGCGGCAATGTCGTCGATATGGCGGTGGGCATCATCATCGGTGCGGCATTCGGAATCATTGTTAAGTCATTGGTAGATGACGTTATTATGCCGCCCATCGGCATCCTCTTGGGAAATGTCGATTTTTCCAATATCTTTTTAGTACTCAAAGAAGGGAAAGTGGCCGGTCCCTACGCTTCGGTTGCGGCGGCCAAGGAGGCCGGAGCCGTTACGCTTAATATCGGGCTCTTTGTCAATGCAGTGATAAATTTTCTCATTGTTGCTTTTGCCATTTTCATCCTGGTTCGGGGAATGAATAAACTTAAAAAGGAAAAACCGGTTGATCCCACCACGAAAGAATGTCCCTACTGTTTTTCGACGATTCCGATTCAAGCCAGCCGCTGTCCGTATTGCACCTCTGCACTGACTACGAGTCCGGAATAA
- a CDS encoding M23 family metallopeptidase — translation MPKISGRFFDYLLIGNAESLADFQWWLFHPGMLFQSRTQWWGKRGPRNRPHEGLDLCCYANATGRNGRVGQDFCIPATFTGQIVKIEDDFLGKSIYLGHGIYSPNGRQLFTVYGHTTPRGLLTAGDRVAEGEIIGAVSVLAKKALVRPHLHLTLAWIPPAVPVDQLSWQNLGSDPGITLIDPLIVFPTAYRIIAAKEEGTVDFL, via the coding sequence TTGCCTAAGATTAGTGGTCGATTTTTCGATTACCTGCTAATCGGTAATGCAGAAAGCTTAGCTGATTTTCAATGGTGGCTGTTTCATCCGGGCATGTTGTTTCAGTCCCGAACCCAATGGTGGGGGAAGCGGGGGCCTAGAAACCGGCCTCATGAGGGCCTGGACCTTTGCTGCTATGCCAATGCCACGGGCCGCAATGGAAGAGTCGGCCAGGATTTTTGTATTCCGGCGACATTTACCGGTCAGATTGTCAAAATTGAGGACGATTTTTTAGGAAAATCCATTTATCTCGGTCATGGTATATATTCTCCTAATGGCAGACAATTATTTACGGTGTATGGCCATACCACCCCACGGGGTTTGCTGACGGCAGGAGACAGAGTGGCCGAAGGGGAGATTATCGGGGCAGTTTCGGTGTTGGCGAAAAAAGCCCTGGTTCGGCCGCACTTGCATCTGACGTTGGCCTGGATCCCGCCCGCCGTGCCGGTGGACCAGCTAAGCTGGCAGAACCTGGGCTCCGATCCAGGTATAACCCTTATCGATCCGCTGATAGTTTTTCCGACTGCTTATCGAATCATCGCTGCGAAAGAGGAGGGTACGGTAGATTTCCTTTAA
- the treY gene encoding malto-oligosyltrehalose synthase, giving the protein MTFLRTPASTYRLQLNANFNFSQAASVVSYLNDLGITDLYTSPLFKARRGSLHGYSVTNPLELNPELGPKAAFDSLCKKVRSLGMGLLLDVVPNHMALSRDNPWWQEVLENGPSSPYAVFFDLEWDPPYRTLKNRILLPVLGRPYGQCLEDQELSVALTENGFVVRYYDHAFPLDPKTYLSLLTYRLDELKPVLGEDNPDFIRLAGTISLIHNLPPRNAPSAKKKRERIHWSTIIKKSLWLLRESSPLLKDFISENLRQFNGRRGDPASFDLLDNLLRVQPYRLACWLVSLEMINYRRFFSINDLIGIRVEDPRVFDATHHLLFKLVEDDKITGLRLDHVDGLYDPEGYLHRLQNRLQAIKNSEPGKLFYLVTEKILEDQENLPDAWPIAGTTGYDFLNILNNVFLVESGLGEVERIYRAVCGLEAVWEDVVYDKKKLIMATLFGGEVRNLEEHLLMLASKDRQAMDCSRQDLLQALIEVTACLPVYRTYISSQEVSSVDCGYLEKALTEAGQKRPALKEPALSFLRRVLMQEYAPGLPENQKKNWLRFVSQWQQFTGPVMAKGLEDTAAYVYNPLISLNEVGCLRRAVGIREFHAWCEARQRRWPVTLNATSTHDTKRSEDVRARLNVLTEMPEFWHQCLLRWRQWNKPRKAVFNGQEVPDANEEVFLYQTMLGAWPLQTQAIPDFKERLKQYLIKAIREAKVHSRWVDPNPKYEQLVIEFAEAILSEGAANQFLPDFLACQQRLAFYGALNSLSQVLLKTTSPGIPDFYQGTELWDFSLVDPDNRRPVDFKHRQKLLSTLKLRESKKDKIVLHELLTAWRDGRLKLLLIYQALQVRKTHRELFLRGEYLPLSVAGTCQEHVIAFARRLDQQWVLTLAGRFFSRLTEPETWPLGEKVWGDTHLILPQEAPDSWRDEITGVSRPCRLTDAGRLLPLAAVFSQLPAALLRGVAQ; this is encoded by the coding sequence ATGACTTTTCTCCGGACTCCGGCCTCAACCTATCGTTTACAGTTAAACGCCAACTTTAATTTTTCCCAAGCTGCAAGCGTCGTTTCATATCTGAATGATCTCGGTATAACCGACCTTTACACTTCTCCCCTCTTCAAGGCCCGGCGAGGCAGTTTGCATGGTTATTCAGTGACCAACCCGTTGGAACTCAATCCCGAGTTGGGACCGAAGGCGGCCTTTGACTCCTTGTGCAAAAAGGTGCGGTCCCTTGGTATGGGGCTCTTACTTGACGTGGTCCCCAACCACATGGCCCTGAGCCGGGACAACCCCTGGTGGCAGGAGGTGCTGGAAAACGGGCCGAGTTCTCCATATGCCGTATTTTTTGATCTAGAATGGGATCCCCCCTATCGAACCCTTAAAAATAGAATTCTGCTTCCAGTCCTGGGCCGCCCTTACGGACAGTGTCTTGAAGATCAGGAGCTATCCGTAGCGCTGACGGAAAATGGCTTTGTGGTCAGATATTATGATCACGCCTTCCCCTTGGACCCAAAAACTTACCTTTCTCTTTTGACCTATCGTCTGGACGAATTGAAACCGGTTTTGGGAGAGGACAATCCGGATTTTATCCGCCTTGCCGGGACCATCAGCCTCATTCACAATCTCCCTCCCCGTAATGCCCCCAGCGCCAAGAAAAAACGGGAGCGGATACATTGGAGCACAATCATCAAAAAGAGCCTCTGGCTGCTTCGGGAGAGTTCCCCTCTCCTCAAGGACTTTATCAGCGAGAATTTGCGTCAATTCAATGGCCGCCGGGGTGATCCGGCCAGCTTTGATCTTTTAGACAACCTCTTACGGGTGCAACCCTATCGCCTGGCTTGCTGGCTGGTGTCTTTAGAGATGATTAATTATCGGCGTTTTTTCAGCATCAATGATCTCATCGGTATAAGAGTGGAAGATCCCCGGGTTTTTGATGCTACTCACCATCTGCTGTTTAAATTAGTAGAGGACGACAAGATTACCGGCCTGCGTTTGGACCATGTTGACGGTCTGTATGATCCGGAGGGGTACCTGCACCGTCTGCAGAACCGCCTCCAAGCTATCAAGAACAGCGAACCAGGGAAACTTTTCTATCTAGTGACCGAAAAAATCCTCGAAGATCAGGAAAACCTGCCGGACGCCTGGCCCATAGCCGGGACCACCGGCTATGATTTCCTCAATATCCTCAATAATGTATTCTTGGTAGAATCCGGCCTGGGGGAAGTTGAGCGGATATATCGCGCAGTCTGCGGCCTCGAGGCGGTTTGGGAAGATGTAGTCTACGACAAGAAGAAACTAATTATGGCAACGCTTTTCGGCGGCGAGGTCAGGAATCTGGAGGAACACCTGCTCATGCTCGCCTCGAAAGATCGCCAGGCTATGGATTGCTCCCGCCAGGACCTCTTGCAGGCCTTAATCGAAGTAACGGCCTGCCTGCCGGTTTATCGCACCTATATCTCTAGTCAGGAAGTATCATCGGTTGACTGCGGATATTTGGAAAAGGCCCTGACCGAAGCCGGGCAAAAACGTCCTGCTCTGAAAGAGCCGGCTCTCTCCTTCCTCCGTCGCGTTTTGATGCAGGAATATGCACCCGGATTGCCTGAAAACCAGAAAAAAAACTGGCTGCGGTTCGTCAGCCAGTGGCAGCAGTTCACCGGTCCGGTCATGGCCAAGGGATTGGAGGACACGGCTGCGTATGTCTATAATCCTCTAATTTCTTTAAATGAAGTCGGCTGCCTGCGGCGAGCTGTCGGGATCCGGGAGTTTCATGCCTGGTGTGAGGCCAGACAGCGTCGTTGGCCGGTCACCCTCAACGCCACCTCCACGCATGACACCAAGCGTAGTGAAGACGTTCGGGCCAGACTCAATGTGTTGACCGAGATGCCGGAGTTTTGGCACCAATGCCTGCTCCGCTGGCGACAGTGGAATAAACCCCGTAAGGCCGTGTTCAACGGCCAGGAGGTTCCTGACGCCAACGAGGAAGTCTTCCTCTACCAGACCATGTTGGGGGCCTGGCCCCTGCAAACGCAAGCAATTCCCGATTTTAAAGAGAGATTGAAACAATATCTCATCAAAGCAATCCGGGAAGCCAAGGTCCACTCCCGCTGGGTGGACCCAAATCCGAAGTATGAGCAATTGGTTATTGAATTTGCCGAGGCCATCCTGAGCGAGGGGGCAGCCAATCAATTCCTGCCCGACTTTCTGGCCTGCCAACAACGCCTGGCGTTTTACGGCGCCTTGAATTCTCTCTCCCAGGTCCTGCTAAAAACGACCTCTCCGGGAATCCCGGATTTCTACCAAGGAACCGAGCTCTGGGATTTCAGCCTGGTGGACCCGGACAACCGCCGGCCGGTTGATTTTAAGCACCGGCAAAAACTCCTGTCGACATTAAAACTTCGAGAGTCCAAAAAAGACAAGATTGTACTGCACGAGCTCCTGACCGCTTGGCGGGATGGCAGACTAAAATTACTGCTCATTTACCAGGCGCTACAGGTCCGTAAAACCCACCGCGAACTTTTCCTCCGGGGAGAATATCTGCCACTGTCAGTCGCCGGCACCTGTCAGGAACACGTCATTGCCTTTGCCCGCCGCCTGGACCAGCAGTGGGTTCTTACCCTGGCCGGCCGCTTCTTTTCCCGGCTCACTGAACCAGAAACCTGGCCTCTGGGAGAAAAGGTCTGGGGCGATACGCATCTCATCCTGCCCCAGGAGGCGCCGGATAGCTGGCGGGATGAAATAACCGGGGTCTCGCGGCCGTGCCGCCTGACCGATGCGGGCCGCCTCCTGCCTCTGGCGGCAGTCTTTAGCCAGTTGCCGGCGGCGCTCTTGCGGGGCGTCGCTCAATAG